In Myotis daubentonii chromosome 11, mMyoDau2.1, whole genome shotgun sequence, the genomic window GTATTAGGTTCCAGTACAATTAACTgtcttcaaaattttatttttaaggctgtGTCTGTGTATGTCATACAGGCCTCAGCCCTGATGACATCACCAGAAATGTTCTAACTACAGACAGTCTATCAGATTGTCACGGTATGATTTCATTTCAGTGGAAGCCTTATATCTGGAAATCTTGCTGATGTATGATTTACTGTACGCACTGacctttgtgttttgtttgcttctgttttcatAGAATGTATGCCTAAATTTACCTGATTCCTTGCTCACACAGTATAGGTCTCACTGTAGAAGCCATTTGCATCACTGTGTCCTAAAAGTAAGACTCAAAATGGTTTAGACTTATTGAGTCAATGAAACATAGACGTTTACTATTGGCTTCAGTTAAAACTACTTTCCCCTTTTTGGCTCCCTCTTTCTTTTGTCAGACAGGGAGGATTCAGGACTCCGCCCCGCATCAGCAAGAAGCAGTTATAGAAGAGACCAACGCCCCTGTTTCCTGAAAGGGTTCAGAGCCAGAAATCCATAAGGAGAAATTATAATAGGCCAGGAATAATACAATTCAGCAGCAAGACACTTTCCATATAAAACTAATCTCATAGATATAAGATGATAATATtgatggcgggggcgggggagtcgTAGAGGGAAGGGCACGCAATAAGAATAGGGCCACAGTTGTTTAATGATTATTGACCTTACTAACTATAGATaagttttcttacagaccctggaAAACTGGAGGatgtacagtggttctcaaccttggctgcacgttagaatcacctgggaatctttttaaaatcctgatttctgggcctctgggtgactctaatgtgctagaagaaaaggttgagaaccactgtgctagaagaAAAACAGCTGTAAAAAGGTAAGAGACATCTGGATGAGTTCATTgctcagaaaagaaaatgcattttgagAACAGACAGAGGACAGGACTCGCTTTGATTTGGTCGCTGTGCCTAGACCCCTGACCCCCTCTGGGAGTTTGCCGCAGGAATGCTGACCATTCTCAGGTTCCAGGAACTGGCCAAGCTGGGTTTTAACACCATTGAAACTTCAAGATCCTGGAAAGAGACACAGGACCACAGACCCTATAGCCACCCCTCTGTTCCCCTTGCATGCAGCCTTTCTTCTTGGTCCCTGCTTAAGCCAGCTGGTAGGAGGTGCTcaagcagatttttgtggatgacctgctgcccTCCCATATCggcggcattattggaataaacactcatgtatgattcaaccctgtctctgcttaattggctcaagtagtggcAGGAAACCCTGATGCATTTGTTGTCTGGTTTCACAATAATATTGATGGCACACGTGTTAGGAACTGGTTTAAGTGCTTTATATATCTTAACTCCTGAATCCTCAGAAAATCCCAAGAGGAAAGATACTCTTATtagccattttacagatgaagaaacggaggcacagagagagaggaggtgactTGTGCAGTCACAGAGCTAGTGAGTTGTGTGGTTCCAGAACCCATGTTCTTAGTCACTGTACTTGATTGTCTCTAAAAGAGGGAggagctgaggcccagggaggggaaagggcaggcCTGGGCACTTGGCCAGGCAGCAGGGATGGGGGCCTAGCCTTCTTATCTGCAGGCTCAGGGCTCTTCCCTCCACAGCCCTCTGCCGCCGTCCTCACCCAGCCTCCCCTCAGAGTTAACAGTTGCCTGGCCTCGCCCTGGGCCTGTAGCTCCAGCCCAAAGAGGCTGTGTCCACATTCCCTGGCTGCTATCCAGCCTGCAGGAGCTGAGACAACAAAGTCCAGTGACTGTGAGGGCTGAGCAGAGGCCGCCGGCGGGGAGGAAGCAGCAGGAGCCACTAAGCAGAGGGGACTCTCCAGCTCCCAGATGCTCGGGCTCCTGGGGAGCACGACTCTCGTGGGCTTGATCGCAGGCGCTGCTCTGGCcgttctgctgctgctgctggtgctggccacCTGCCTGCACGGTGGACAGCAGGACCATGATGTGGAGATGAACCGTCCAGCTGTAAGGAGAAACCGAGTTCGGCAGACCCGGCCTTGGTTCTTCCCAGCCCGGGGCCGCCTGGGACACTTTCACCATCCCCACCATCCCCACCATCCCCACCATCCCCACCATCCCCACCATCCGGGCCATGGGCCTCACATGCACCATGCGGGACTGCACCACCAGCATCTGCACCACCACCGCCCCCACCAGACCCACCTCCACACCCACCTAGGCCGCCGCTGATGCCCGTGGAGGGCAGCCACTGCCTGCCCTACCGCCTCCAGAATGAGTGGACCCCATGTTCCGGTGCAGAGGGCACCTCGCTGTGTGAACACGGGACTGCACCTCGGTCCTGTTTGGGCTGCATTTGCATACGGTGCCCCAGTGAGCTGTGGAGCAGAGGACAGGATGGAGGAACACCTGGGGCGGCCCTGCTCATGCTGCAGGGCGAGGAGGGTGAGAGCAGGGGTGATCTGTGGGGGATGGACGCCACCTTGCAACTGTAACTTCCAGTGGGCACCTGCAGTGCCCCGGTGCACGCTGATGCGTGGAAGATGTGCTGTGCTCTCTCTGAAGTGCTCCCCTCTGACATTCTCCCCTCTGGCTTGCGGGTGGGGGTagctgggaggggccctggcaATGCCCTTTCATTTGGACAAGGCAGTAGGAGGCTGCACAGTTAATTCACGGGTGTctgaatacaaaaataaaaattaaaaccaccaaGAAGCTTTGTGAAGAGGCTCTTGATTACAACTcaagtgggaggggggagggagcagccaggcctgAGTCTGCATTGCCCTGGGACCTCCCTCTCTGATGGgaagtgagggcctggggtgttGTTGGCTTCTGGCTGGGGTTTGAGGGCTGGTTGTGCAGTGGGGGAAACTGGGTGGGCTCTGCAGTGCCCGGTGGACAGTAGGTGAGAAAGGCAGGGGGCCCAAGTTCTAAGGGAGGATTTAAGGCTTGGGTGCAGCCCTGTCCAAAGGGGGCTTTTACCCTTGCTGGTTTGCTTAGTGGGTAGAGCTTCGGACTGTCTGAAGGGtggaggttcgattccggtcatgggcatgtacctcagttgcttgatccctggccttggtcagggattgtgcaggaggcaaccaatcaatgtgtctctctgtggacgaaaggggccacacgctgacctgacaagctcagggaaggcctgcatggcagcctagcagactcagagacctaaaataaccacaaaggatggtctgaaattaaactttgactaaaagcagttatggtgggcagttatgtcctaggccggtatcttcactgacaagatcaactttgatccttactgagcccatttgtctttttgcttctaagataacattcctttgaagtgtctgggtaacttgtaacttccctttttctggaacccctggggcataaccaaatgttctgggcgccagggcagatactacaaattccttcattatcatgttgattgatcctgcacccacctaagtatgtgtccatcattttactttttatcctatcacagaggtttccctgcttcgcttaatcccacctccttaaatctgtcaccaatgaatttcatgtataaatatggatgtaaccctgccattctccggagcactatctcaattcgttgaggttctgcttcccggcatatgtcgacagtttggctcaaataaactcacaaaaattctttacaggtgtcaatggtttttttacgttaacattaaTTGGCGTAGTCGCGGCAGGATTCCAAAGcagctcacccaggaccatccCTTGGACTTTGACTCGGTGCtaggatccagcaaagggcccattgagcCCGCCGGTTCTCCGCCCATTGGGTGAACATGGGTGAGTTTCTCTTGGATCCAGAACCTTCCCTTCCTTTGGTCGAAGGTCGGACTTTATTTGAGCTGTTTTAAATCCTCGAGGTGGAACCAGGGTTGATAAGACCCAGGTTAAGGGTTCAGAGCAGAACTCAGGGTAAGGCAGGATTGGAGGAAAAAATGGGAGGCTGGGTTTGGTTTCGGCTTTTTTAATTAAAACggctttctgagagtctgagcaaaaaaaagaaaaccttcgcTGTATAAATGGCTTTACTAGGGGGCCACCTTAAGGCTTGGTCTGCCCGGGCCCTAAACCTTTCCTGTGGTTTTAGACAGCCGGAGACAAACTGAGGCCACATTTGACCCACTTCATAACATGTCTAGAAAGTTTGCTCAGACTACAGATATtcaataatagtaaaaaaattaacatgggaaattgtgCCTCCAAGGCCAGAAACTCCCGAGACACCAGCCCTCATTTAATACTCCTGACaggaagcctttacttgcaagtactttaaaatattaactgagaaatggctaaaatgcagtttgtttgggtacctatgttaatattttgcatgcagaaattagaaaatgccggctctgaaattaaactgaatgagTACATGGGAAGCATATCttaatttggaaattagaagcttctagagaaaagcacaggaaaaatttattctaataagatggaaattaataaaattttagagactgtctcagaaCTATTCTGAAGTTAATTAATGTGTACACCTTGTTTTTCCTTTAgcccattgtttgttttttgaatagtCCATTGGGAATATACTGAAATTCTAGAAAGGGGAAGTTCCTGAACCAGGGACAAAAGACACTGCTTTGGTAATTTTTAATGCTGGACATTCTCTGGTGTAAACTTTTAGTGTGTTCTGTGCACCTATATGAGAGTGTTGATGTTTTTGTGTCTTTGTTGtagtgaaataggaaaaaatttaaaatatctttctattaatcatgactttgggaaaattacGCCATTTGAGTCATTTGCTTTAACTTCCCCAAAGCGGGatgtggggaaggggagaagggaacaCATGGCGATCCAATATAGATGcctcctccccaagtattctaatttaaagtctcctttgaaaagttttacaaaatttaaaatgcgtCTGGTACTTCTGTTCACATGTAAAGAGAAAAGCTGGTTTAAAACTAATGCGCGCAATTGTCctgtttttggacatttagatagagttttgaaCTGGACTCTCTTCACAATgtacagaataaaacccaagactgattatttcctaaagaAAATGGCGAATTTTACCCAGGGAAGAAATGCAGGCTTGTTCTAGCAACAAGCCTccaaaagaaaattcagtaaaattgtctctgttacaaaaatttgccaaagtaaatgccTTAGTAATAATAattggatttgaatctcaagaAATTATGTAGCTACAAATTTGCTTCTTGACTTTCCCCAGAGATaaatggtcgttttaaagtcaagggctgggccaggcctgtttGCCAGCCTCAGGTATGGTTTTCCAGAGCTGCTGGGAACTTGAGACCTTAAAGTTTACTGAATCAAAcgataaaaacttatgtctagGTATTTTGAAGTGACATAATACATAATATTGATCTGAGTGTGCCTCGTACGAAATTTAGAGGGTAGAATTGAATCTGTTGGTTGATTGTGTCTTataattttgaagtttattcttaaaaatgttactgattgaatTGGGAGAAATGTGTAGTTGTGGTAGCTAGATGCCTGAAATGtagaaatttttgagaaaataatttttgctttc contains:
- the HRCT1 gene encoding histidine-rich carboxyl terminus protein 1 — protein: MLGLLGSTTLVGLIAGAALAVLLLLLVLATCLHGGQQDHDVEMNRPAVRRNRVRQTRPWFFPARGRLGHFHHPHHPHHPHHPHHPHHPGHGPHMHHAGLHHQHLHHHRPHQTHLHTHLGRR